A single genomic interval of uncultured Desulfobulbus sp. harbors:
- a CDS encoding transposase — MFHVKNHKQLNILDPWAHLGPKRRALLDNSWAGLFQKHILPELPVESLRHHYHDYNGRPTKELYAMMGVMILQQMHDCTDQEAVEQFCFNIQWHYALNITSCSDAAVYLSHKTLWTMRDHLASDASYAEIFDASLGILAKLLKADMNKQRMDSVHVKSNMRNLGRIGLFTKTIKKFLVNLKRHHREHFDQLDTELTQRYLSKSQASLFAMVKPTESTRTLDQLAADVLLLTERFAAVDEVSTMQSFKLLSRLFAEQCVIEEDTTADSGKKAVARPNKEVPSDSLQNPSDADAGYSSHKGQGYQVQLVENYTTTDERGPSLITQVAVESADQHDANALLPALAQLEQKAMLPQQMLADSLYGSDSNCETALQEHQVAVISPVMPGNQKKFNLTEFTLDDQGKVLTCPQVTAPDTVKKSKSGYSALFPIAVCQNCSSFDRCPVSIGKKGYYYRYTDKDIRLARRRQEEESPEFREKYRYRAGVEATMSEFDRRTGVKHLRVRGMKAVRFAAFMKAIGLNILRASRHWGVKTSPMTSFYSLFFFSLAFQAYFKELFREDFSTRTHEGTNFQPVASFRANWAV, encoded by the coding sequence ATGTTTCACGTGAAAAACCACAAACAGCTCAACATCCTCGACCCATGGGCCCATTTGGGACCCAAACGACGCGCCCTCCTGGATAACTCATGGGCAGGTCTTTTTCAGAAGCATATCCTGCCTGAACTCCCGGTGGAGTCCCTGCGCCACCATTATCATGACTACAATGGCCGACCCACCAAGGAACTGTATGCCATGATGGGGGTGATGATCCTCCAGCAAATGCATGATTGTACTGATCAGGAGGCGGTTGAGCAGTTCTGTTTCAATATCCAGTGGCACTATGCCCTCAACATCACCTCGTGCTCCGACGCGGCTGTATACCTCAGCCACAAAACGCTCTGGACCATGCGCGATCACCTGGCCTCGGATGCGAGCTATGCCGAGATATTTGATGCCTCCCTGGGCATCCTGGCCAAGTTGCTCAAGGCCGATATGAATAAGCAGCGCATGGACTCGGTGCATGTCAAATCCAACATGCGCAATCTGGGTCGTATCGGGTTGTTCACCAAAACGATCAAGAAGTTCCTCGTCAACCTGAAGCGACACCACCGGGAACACTTTGATCAACTCGACACGGAGTTGACCCAACGGTATCTGAGCAAATCGCAGGCGTCTTTGTTCGCCATGGTCAAACCCACCGAGTCCACCCGCACCCTTGATCAGTTGGCTGCGGATGTGCTGCTCTTGACCGAGCGTTTTGCCGCCGTGGACGAGGTCAGCACCATGCAGAGCTTCAAACTGCTGAGCCGGTTGTTCGCCGAACAGTGTGTCATCGAGGAAGACACCACCGCCGATTCTGGCAAGAAAGCCGTGGCCCGGCCGAACAAGGAGGTGCCCTCCGATTCACTGCAAAACCCCTCCGATGCGGATGCCGGCTACAGCAGTCATAAAGGCCAAGGGTATCAGGTGCAGTTGGTGGAAAACTACACCACCACCGATGAGCGTGGACCATCCCTGATCACGCAGGTGGCGGTGGAATCCGCGGATCAGCATGATGCCAATGCCCTCCTGCCCGCCTTGGCCCAACTGGAGCAGAAGGCGATGCTGCCGCAGCAAATGCTGGCCGATTCCCTCTACGGCAGCGACAGCAATTGTGAAACGGCCCTGCAGGAGCATCAGGTGGCAGTCATCTCCCCGGTCATGCCGGGCAATCAGAAGAAGTTCAACCTGACCGAATTCACCCTTGATGACCAGGGCAAGGTTCTCACCTGCCCCCAGGTCACGGCACCCGACACGGTGAAGAAATCAAAATCCGGCTACAGCGCACTCTTCCCCATCGCTGTTTGTCAGAACTGCTCCTCGTTTGACCGGTGCCCCGTCTCCATCGGAAAAAAGGGCTATTACTACCGCTACACCGACAAGGATATCCGCCTGGCCCGACGGCGACAGGAAGAAGAAAGCCCGGAGTTCAGGGAGAAGTACCGGTACCGGGCCGGCGTTGAGGCGACCATGTCGGAATTCGACCGGCGCACCGGTGTCAAACATCTCCGGGTTCGTGGCATGAAAGCAGTGCGGTTTGCCGCCTTCATGAAGGCCATCGGCTTGAACATATTGCGGGCCAGCAGGCACTGGGGCGTGAAAACCAGCCCAATGACGTCCTTTTACAGCCTATTTTTTTTCTCTTTGGCTTTCCAAGCATATTTCAAAGAACTTTTTCGGGAAGACTTCTCAACAAGAACTCACGAAGGCACAAACTTTCAA
- a CDS encoding YHS domain-containing (seleno)protein, producing MKSWTILSRYFPLNVFVFLLLFSIGTNTIMATEPQIAIKKYDPVAYFTENKAMQGTDEYSYIYHNMAWYFSSQNNRDLFVADPQAYAPQYDGYCAWAMTESRLAQTDPKVWKIVDGKLYLNCSKAAYEKWARDIPAHIKMADRIWAETFSGE from the coding sequence ATGAAATCATGGACAATTCTTTCCAGATATTTCCCCCTGAATGTTTTTGTCTTTCTCCTTCTGTTTAGTATCGGAACAAACACTATCATGGCGACAGAACCGCAGATAGCCATCAAGAAATATGATCCAGTTGCTTATTTTACTGAGAACAAGGCTATGCAGGGAACGGATGAATATTCTTACATCTACCATAACATGGCTTGGTATTTTTCAAGCCAGAATAACCGTGATCTCTTTGTTGCAGATCCTCAGGCGTACGCTCCCCAGTATGACGGTTATTGCGCCTGGGCAATGACCGAGTCCAGGCTCGCACAGACTGACCCGAAGGTTTGGAAGATCGTCGATGGTAAATTGTATCTGAACTGTAGCAAAGCTGCTTATGAGAAATGGGCCAGGGATATTCCTGCCCACATCAAAATGGCGGATCGTATATGGGCAGAGACGTTTTCCGGGGAATAG
- a CDS encoding IS3 family transposase codes for MIDFVKHWAKKSAIAVTHFIAWLGIAPSKYYNWQSRYGKANEHNGQVPRDFWLEDWEKQAIINFYLKHPLEGYRRQTFMMLDRDIVAVSPSSVYRVLSAAGLLRRWNGKASKKGTGFVQPLKPHEHWHIDVSYVNLCGTFYYLCSLLDGCSRYLVHSELRETMTEKDVETILQRAREKFPEATPRIISDNGPQFIAKDFKEFIRLTGMSHVRTSPFHPEGNGKMERYHKTIKSECIRPKVALSVEESREQIAEYIRYYNEERLHSSIGYIAPKDKLEGRAEQIFKERDKKLEAAREIRKQKRQEKKSQSTPHPAQAAVETINSLTYQERFSISN; via the coding sequence GTGATCGACTTTGTCAAGCATTGGGCCAAGAAGTCCGCTATCGCTGTGACGCACTTTATTGCCTGGCTGGGGATTGCTCCCAGTAAGTATTACAACTGGCAAAGCCGCTATGGAAAAGCCAACGAGCATAACGGCCAGGTACCCCGCGACTTCTGGCTCGAAGACTGGGAGAAGCAAGCAATTATCAATTTTTATCTGAAACACCCCCTGGAAGGCTATAGACGTCAGACCTTTATGATGCTTGATAGAGATATTGTTGCTGTTAGCCCCAGCAGCGTTTACCGTGTGTTAAGTGCTGCCGGGTTGCTCAGACGCTGGAACGGTAAAGCCAGTAAAAAGGGAACTGGTTTTGTACAGCCCCTGAAGCCTCACGAGCACTGGCACATTGACGTTTCTTACGTCAACCTATGTGGCACATTTTACTATTTGTGCAGCCTTCTTGACGGTTGCAGCCGCTACCTTGTTCACAGTGAGCTGCGCGAAACGATGACCGAGAAAGACGTCGAAACCATTTTGCAACGAGCCCGGGAGAAATTTCCAGAAGCAACGCCCAGGATAATTTCAGACAATGGTCCTCAATTCATTGCCAAGGATTTCAAGGAATTCATTCGATTGACAGGTATGAGCCACGTTCGGACATCGCCATTTCATCCAGAGGGTAATGGCAAAATGGAGCGTTATCACAAAACGATCAAGTCTGAATGTATTCGCCCCAAAGTCGCACTGTCGGTCGAAGAATCACGAGAACAGATAGCAGAATATATTCGTTACTATAACGAAGAACGGCTCCATAGCTCCATAGGCTATATTGCCCCCAAGGATAAATTGGAAGGCCGAGCCGAACAAATTTTCAAAGAACGTGACAAGAAACTCGAGGCCGCCAGAGAGATTAGAAAACAAAAACGCCAAGAGAAAAAAAGCCAATCCACACCGCATCCCGCTCAGGCTGCCGTGGAAACTATTAACTCTCTAACTTACCAGGAGCGATTCTCCATTTCCAACTGA
- a CDS encoding transposase, which translates to MRKQRKNYTGQEKVVILKRHLVDQVPISDLCDEYDLQPTVFYRWQKEFFENGAAAFEKAHGRQKTADQKRIELLEAKLRTKNEVLSELMEEHVQLKKDLGER; encoded by the coding sequence ATGCGCAAACAACGAAAAAACTACACAGGCCAGGAAAAGGTCGTCATTCTGAAACGGCACCTTGTTGACCAGGTTCCGATCTCAGACCTGTGCGATGAATATGACCTGCAACCAACGGTTTTCTACCGCTGGCAAAAAGAGTTCTTTGAGAACGGTGCTGCCGCATTCGAGAAGGCTCATGGCCGTCAAAAGACTGCTGACCAAAAACGGATTGAGCTACTTGAGGCCAAGCTGCGAACCAAGAATGAGGTCCTCTCTGAACTGATGGAGGAACACGTTCAATTAAAAAAAGATCTTGGGGAACGTTAA